One Hordeum vulgare subsp. vulgare chromosome 4H, MorexV3_pseudomolecules_assembly, whole genome shotgun sequence DNA window includes the following coding sequences:
- the LOC123449640 gene encoding UDP-glucuronate:xylan alpha-glucuronosyltransferase 2 isoform X1: MKTGAGDAVKSPVAGLRAGAIVKLNAAFLAFFFLVYMALLLHPNYSHILDRGASSLVRCTFRDACPSASQLPRKGGRSSASASANKAVVATERIVNAGRAPTMFSELRGRLRMGLVNIGRDELLALGVEGDAVAVGFDRVSDVFRWSDLFPEWIDEEEEDGVPSCPEIPMPDFSRYDDGEVDVVVAALPCNRTAPQGWNRDVFRLQVHLVAAQVAARKGRRDGGGRVRVVLRSACEPMMDLFRCDESVGREGDWWMYNVDAPRLEEKLRLPVGSCNLALPLWGPTGIHEVLNSSDQLTAVNAGNPRREAYATVLHSSDRYLCGAIVLAQSIRRSGSTRDMVLLHDHTVSKPALRALVAAGWIPRRIRRIRNPRAERGSYNEYNYSKFRLWQLTEYFRVVFIDADILVLRSLDALFRFPQISAVGNDGSLFNSGIMVIEPSACTFEALVRGRRTIRSYNGGDQGYLNEVFVWWHRLPRRVNYLKNFWANTTGERALKERLFGAEPAEVWSIHYLGLKPWRCYRDYDCNWNIDDQRVYASDEAHRRWWQVYDQMGEVMRGPCALSERRKIEIAWDRHVAQEIGYDDQHWKINITDPRKWE; encoded by the exons ATGAAGACCGGCGCCGGTGATGCGGTCAAGTCGCCGGTGGCCGGGCTGCGGGCCGGGGCCATCGTGAAGCTCAACGCCGCCTTCctcgccttcttcttcctcgtctacatGGCCCTCCTGCTCCACCCCAACTACTCCCACATCCTCGACCGCGGCGCCTCCTCCCTCGTCCGCTGCACCTTCCGCGACGCCTGCCCGTCCGCGTCCCAGCTCCCACGGAAG GGGGGAAggtcgtcggcgtcggcgtcggcgaaCAAGGCGGTGGTGGCGACGGAGCGGATCGTGAACGCGGGGCGGGCGCCGACCATGTTCAGCGAGCTGCGCGGCCGGCTGCGGATGGGCCTGGTGAACATCGGCCGGGATGAGCTGCTGGCGCTGGGCGTGGAGGGCGACGCGGTGGCGGTGGGCTTCGACCGCGTGTCGGACGTGTTCCGGTGGTCGGACCTGTTCCCGGAGTGgatcgacgaggaggaggaggacggggtgCCGTCGTGCCCGGAGATCCCCATGCCGGACTTCTCCCGGTACGACGACGGCGAGGTGGACGTGGTGGTGGCGGCCCTGCCGTGCAACCGGACGGCGCCGCAGGGGTGGAACCGCGACGTGTTCAGGCTGCAGGTGCACCTGGTGGCGGCGCAGGTGGCGGCGCGGAAGGGCCGGCGCGACGGCGGCGGCCGGGTGCGCGTGGTGCTGCGGAGCGCGTGCGAGCCCATGATGGACCTGTTCCGGTGCGACGAGTCCGTGGGGCGGGAGGGGGACTGGTGGATGTACAACGTCGACGCGCCGCGGTTGGAGGAGAAGCTCCGGCTGCCCGTCGGCTCCTGCAACCTCGCGCTGCCGCTCTGGGGACCAACAG GCATCCACGAGGTGCTCAACTCGTCGGACCAGCTGACGGCGGTGAACGCCGGCAACCCACGGCGCGAGGCTTACGCGACGGTGCTGCACTCGTCGGACAGGTACCTTTGCGGAGCCATCGTGCTGGCGCAGAGCATCCGGCGGTCGGGGTCGACCCGCGACATGGTCCTCCTCCACGACCACACGGTGTCGAAGCCGGCCCTCCGCGCGCTGGTCGCCGCCGGGTGGATCCCGCGCAGGATCCGCCGCATCCGCAACCCGCGCGCGGAGCGGGGCTCCTACAACGAGTACAACTACAGCAAGTTCCGGCTGTGGCAGCTGACGGAGTACTTCCGCGTGGTCTTCATCGACGCCGACATCCTCGTCCTCCGCTCCCTGGACGCGCTGTTCCGGTTCCCGCAGATCTCGGCGGTGGGCAACGACGGGTCCCTCTTCAACTCCGGGATCATGGTGATCGAGCCGTCGGCGTGCACGTTCGAGGCGCTGGTCCGCGGGCGGCGCACCATCCGGTCCTACAACGGCGGCGACCAGGGGTACCTGAACGAGGTGTTCGTGTGGTGGCACCGGCTGCCGCGGCGGGTGAACTACCTCAAGAACTTCTGGGCCAACACGACCGGGGAGAGGGCGCTCAAGGAGCGGCTGTTCGGGGCGGAGCCGGCGGAGGTGTGGTCCATCCACTACCTGGGGCTCAAGCCGTGGCGGTGCTACAGGGACTACGACTGCAACTGGAACATCGACGACCAGCGGGTGTACGCCAGCGACGAGGCGCACCGGCGGTGGTGGCAGGTGTACGACCAGATGGGGGAGGTGATGCGGGGGCCGTGCGCGCTGTCGGAGCGGAGGAAGATCGAGATCGCGTGGGACAGGCACGTCGCGCAGGAGATCGGCTACGACGACCAGCACTGGAAGATCAACATCACCGACCCCAGAAAGTGGGAGTAG
- the LOC123449640 gene encoding UDP-glucuronate:xylan alpha-glucuronosyltransferase 2 isoform X2: MFSELRGRLRMGLVNIGRDELLALGVEGDAVAVGFDRVSDVFRWSDLFPEWIDEEEEDGVPSCPEIPMPDFSRYDDGEVDVVVAALPCNRTAPQGWNRDVFRLQVHLVAAQVAARKGRRDGGGRVRVVLRSACEPMMDLFRCDESVGREGDWWMYNVDAPRLEEKLRLPVGSCNLALPLWGPTGIHEVLNSSDQLTAVNAGNPRREAYATVLHSSDRYLCGAIVLAQSIRRSGSTRDMVLLHDHTVSKPALRALVAAGWIPRRIRRIRNPRAERGSYNEYNYSKFRLWQLTEYFRVVFIDADILVLRSLDALFRFPQISAVGNDGSLFNSGIMVIEPSACTFEALVRGRRTIRSYNGGDQGYLNEVFVWWHRLPRRVNYLKNFWANTTGERALKERLFGAEPAEVWSIHYLGLKPWRCYRDYDCNWNIDDQRVYASDEAHRRWWQVYDQMGEVMRGPCALSERRKIEIAWDRHVAQEIGYDDQHWKINITDPRKWE; this comes from the exons ATGTTCAGCGAGCTGCGCGGCCGGCTGCGGATGGGCCTGGTGAACATCGGCCGGGATGAGCTGCTGGCGCTGGGCGTGGAGGGCGACGCGGTGGCGGTGGGCTTCGACCGCGTGTCGGACGTGTTCCGGTGGTCGGACCTGTTCCCGGAGTGgatcgacgaggaggaggaggacggggtgCCGTCGTGCCCGGAGATCCCCATGCCGGACTTCTCCCGGTACGACGACGGCGAGGTGGACGTGGTGGTGGCGGCCCTGCCGTGCAACCGGACGGCGCCGCAGGGGTGGAACCGCGACGTGTTCAGGCTGCAGGTGCACCTGGTGGCGGCGCAGGTGGCGGCGCGGAAGGGCCGGCGCGACGGCGGCGGCCGGGTGCGCGTGGTGCTGCGGAGCGCGTGCGAGCCCATGATGGACCTGTTCCGGTGCGACGAGTCCGTGGGGCGGGAGGGGGACTGGTGGATGTACAACGTCGACGCGCCGCGGTTGGAGGAGAAGCTCCGGCTGCCCGTCGGCTCCTGCAACCTCGCGCTGCCGCTCTGGGGACCAACAG GCATCCACGAGGTGCTCAACTCGTCGGACCAGCTGACGGCGGTGAACGCCGGCAACCCACGGCGCGAGGCTTACGCGACGGTGCTGCACTCGTCGGACAGGTACCTTTGCGGAGCCATCGTGCTGGCGCAGAGCATCCGGCGGTCGGGGTCGACCCGCGACATGGTCCTCCTCCACGACCACACGGTGTCGAAGCCGGCCCTCCGCGCGCTGGTCGCCGCCGGGTGGATCCCGCGCAGGATCCGCCGCATCCGCAACCCGCGCGCGGAGCGGGGCTCCTACAACGAGTACAACTACAGCAAGTTCCGGCTGTGGCAGCTGACGGAGTACTTCCGCGTGGTCTTCATCGACGCCGACATCCTCGTCCTCCGCTCCCTGGACGCGCTGTTCCGGTTCCCGCAGATCTCGGCGGTGGGCAACGACGGGTCCCTCTTCAACTCCGGGATCATGGTGATCGAGCCGTCGGCGTGCACGTTCGAGGCGCTGGTCCGCGGGCGGCGCACCATCCGGTCCTACAACGGCGGCGACCAGGGGTACCTGAACGAGGTGTTCGTGTGGTGGCACCGGCTGCCGCGGCGGGTGAACTACCTCAAGAACTTCTGGGCCAACACGACCGGGGAGAGGGCGCTCAAGGAGCGGCTGTTCGGGGCGGAGCCGGCGGAGGTGTGGTCCATCCACTACCTGGGGCTCAAGCCGTGGCGGTGCTACAGGGACTACGACTGCAACTGGAACATCGACGACCAGCGGGTGTACGCCAGCGACGAGGCGCACCGGCGGTGGTGGCAGGTGTACGACCAGATGGGGGAGGTGATGCGGGGGCCGTGCGCGCTGTCGGAGCGGAGGAAGATCGAGATCGCGTGGGACAGGCACGTCGCGCAGGAGATCGGCTACGACGACCAGCACTGGAAGATCAACATCACCGACCCCAGAAAGTGGGAGTAG